From one Branchiostoma floridae strain S238N-H82 chromosome 3, Bfl_VNyyK, whole genome shotgun sequence genomic stretch:
- the LOC118412569 gene encoding uncharacterized protein LOC118412569, protein MSPRSAGVLCLLAVLLCCCIKGSFGAKKTREELLAQVDDVVKNLKTMNSKRELGSEGISRSSLGQLYMTEMEIKRALLGDPDDLDLQEAMRELKSLEKEVHKDQKKANIPQIRSKADVPAALARIIKEREQLFSQEQANQIVR, encoded by the exons ATGTCCCCCCGATCCGCTGGCGTGCTCTGTCTGCTAGCTGTGCTCCTCTGCTGCTGTATCAAGGGGAGTTTCGGTGCTAAGAAGACCAGAGAAGAGCTACTTGCG CAAGTGGACGATGTTGTGAAGAACTTGAAGACGATGAACTCCAAGCGAGAACTTGGATCAGAGGGCATCA GCCGTTCTTCCCTCGGACAGCTGTATATGACTGAGATGGAGATAAAGCGTGCCCTGCTGGGTGACCCTGACGACCTGGACCTTCAGGAGGCCATGAGGGAGCTCAAGTCgctggagaaggaagtgcacaaaG ACCAAAAGAAGGCCAACATCCCTCAAATCCGCAGCAAAGCCGACGTCCCGGCCGCTCTCGCGAGAATCATCAAGGAGCGAGAACAGCTGTTCTCTCAGGAGCAGGCCAATCAAATTGTTCGTTAG